One window of the Niallia circulans genome contains the following:
- a CDS encoding DUF2777 domain-containing protein: protein MNNQHRSKLIEFQTRAFTKGTVEYINNQWIFFDEETEEAAMLDEYLHQEIEIRSFNRWRKGILLEDGKVNVSGTIHFLEHEDPIRIRKHLVFALEELLDDLSDDSFYQFITTLNSMKFSIYDCIYCYNHLTFLKDEKRKNGVNMMIFDNEEGLCSVNHHFFYNEKSTDRFEFTLNTGKRMIVEKLTS from the coding sequence ATGAACAATCAGCATAGATCAAAACTTATTGAATTTCAAACACGTGCCTTTACGAAAGGTACAGTCGAATATATAAATAATCAATGGATTTTTTTTGATGAAGAAACAGAAGAAGCAGCCATGCTGGATGAATATTTACACCAAGAAATTGAGATACGTTCTTTCAATCGCTGGCGAAAAGGCATTCTCCTAGAGGATGGCAAAGTAAATGTTTCTGGTACCATTCATTTTCTAGAGCACGAAGATCCTATCCGCATAAGAAAACACCTTGTGTTTGCTTTAGAAGAATTATTAGACGACTTAAGCGACGATAGCTTTTATCAGTTTATCACTACTTTAAATTCGATGAAGTTCTCCATATACGATTGTATATACTGTTATAATCATCTTACTTTTTTAAAGGATGAAAAACGAAAGAACGGGGTTAATATGATGATTTTTGATAATGAAGAAGGACTTTGTAGTGTTAATCATCATTTCTTTTATAATGAAAAAAGCACAGACCGCTTTGAATTCACCTTAAATACTGGAAAACGAATGATTGTGGAAAAATTGACTTCTTAA
- the asnB gene encoding asparagine synthase (glutamine-hydrolyzing), which produces MCGITGWVDYKKDLRNESEILSAMAETLAKRGPDDTNVWTALHAGFGHKRLVVVDPLNGIQPMTKEKQEFHYTICYNGELYNTEDIRKELLIKGYSFQGHSDTEVLLTSYMEWGEDCLQYLNGIFAFAVWDEKRNSLFIGRDRLGVKPLFYTEISTGFIFGSELKALLAHPNVKAELDREGLAEVFALGPSHTPGSGIFKGIKELRPGHALKFTQDGLKVWRYWNVKSEEHTDTFEETVEKVRFLFKDAVTRQLVSDVPLSTFLSGGVDSSAITAIASMEYKRTGKGPLHTYSIDYEGNDKFFKANEFQPNSDGVYIKKMTDTFGTIHHNCIITQETLADFLHEAVTVRDVPGMADVDSSLLWFCREIKKDFVVSLSGECADEIFGGYPWFRREADLQRGGFPWMRSIQERQNLLKDSWSNKLQLEDYMMDKYNQTIAETPKLAGESKEDAKRRELFYLNQLWFMTTLLERKDRMSMGASLEVRVPFADHRLVEYVWNVPWEMKNYMGREKGLLRKALEGILPDEVLYRKKSPYPKTHNPIYTKTVSDMLKSALADKSSVLYEFFDKESLTEIIETEGSAFKEPWFGQLMTGPQLLAHLVQIHYWFKDYQINIVE; this is translated from the coding sequence ATGTGTGGAATAACAGGTTGGGTTGATTACAAAAAAGATTTAAGAAACGAGTCGGAAATTTTATCGGCTATGGCTGAAACATTGGCAAAAAGAGGCCCTGATGATACAAATGTTTGGACTGCATTACATGCAGGATTCGGTCATAAACGCTTAGTGGTAGTAGATCCGCTAAATGGTATTCAACCAATGACAAAAGAAAAACAAGAATTTCACTACACTATTTGCTACAATGGCGAGTTGTATAATACTGAAGACATAAGAAAAGAATTACTAATAAAAGGATATTCATTTCAAGGTCATTCTGATACAGAAGTTTTACTTACTTCCTATATGGAGTGGGGAGAAGATTGTCTGCAATACTTAAACGGAATATTTGCTTTTGCTGTTTGGGATGAGAAACGGAACTCCTTATTTATTGGAAGAGATCGTTTAGGAGTGAAACCATTATTTTACACGGAAATTAGCACTGGTTTTATTTTTGGGTCGGAATTGAAGGCATTACTAGCCCATCCAAATGTGAAAGCAGAGCTGGATAGAGAAGGGTTAGCTGAGGTGTTTGCACTTGGACCTTCTCATACACCAGGAAGTGGTATTTTCAAAGGGATTAAAGAGCTTCGGCCAGGGCATGCATTAAAATTTACTCAGGATGGACTTAAAGTATGGCGTTATTGGAATGTGAAGAGTGAAGAACATACGGATACTTTTGAGGAAACGGTCGAAAAAGTACGCTTTCTTTTTAAAGATGCTGTGACAAGACAATTAGTATCAGATGTACCATTAAGCACGTTTCTTTCAGGTGGAGTGGATTCAAGTGCTATCACAGCAATTGCTTCCATGGAATATAAAAGAACAGGGAAAGGACCGCTTCATACGTATTCCATCGATTATGAAGGCAATGATAAGTTCTTTAAAGCAAATGAATTTCAGCCAAATTCAGATGGTGTGTATATAAAAAAAATGACAGATACATTTGGAACCATTCACCATAATTGTATCATCACCCAAGAGACATTAGCTGACTTTTTACATGAGGCAGTAACAGTCAGAGATGTGCCTGGTATGGCAGATGTAGATTCTTCCCTTTTATGGTTTTGTCGAGAAATAAAAAAAGACTTTGTCGTTAGCTTATCTGGGGAATGCGCAGATGAAATTTTTGGAGGCTATCCATGGTTTAGAAGAGAGGCCGATTTGCAAAGAGGAGGCTTTCCATGGATGAGATCGATCCAAGAACGACAAAACTTATTGAAAGATTCGTGGAGCAATAAATTGCAATTAGAAGATTATATGATGGATAAATATAATCAAACCATTGCAGAAACACCAAAGTTAGCAGGAGAAAGTAAAGAAGATGCTAAGCGTCGAGAATTGTTTTATCTCAATCAATTATGGTTTATGACTACTTTATTAGAGCGGAAAGATAGAATGAGTATGGGAGCAAGCCTAGAGGTGCGTGTACCATTTGCTGACCATCGTTTAGTTGAATATGTGTGGAATGTACCATGGGAAATGAAAAATTACATGGGAAGAGAGAAAGGATTATTACGGAAAGCGTTAGAAGGAATCCTACCAGATGAAGTGCTCTATCGCAAAAAAAGTCCATATCCTAAAACACATAATCCCATTTACACAAAAACAGTAAGTGATATGCTGAAAAGTGCTTTAGCAGATAAAAGTTCTGTTTTATATGAATTCTTTGATAAGGAAAGTCTCACCGAAATTATTGAAACAGAAGGCTCTGCATTTAAAGAACCATGGTTCGGCCAATTGATGACAGGTCCACAATTACTTGCCCATTTAGTACAAATCCATTATTGGTTTAAAGACTATCAGATTAATATTGTCGAATAA
- a CDS encoding DMT family transporter, with translation MNQQTAPKSIGIPLLISIIAISFSAIFVKWSEAPATILSMYRMWLACLIMIPMVYIHRNDFKKLTKRDWAFLFFSGSFLALHFALWFSSLKFTTVASSTIILALQPIVSLLGGFIFFRERTTSTAIMTMGIAIIGAMMIGWGDIGLDSNAIIGDVLSFLSVIAVVGYLLIGQNIIKKMTHWIYTFTVFFFAACLLTVYNLLAGEALTGYSGREWGIFVLLAIVPTLAHVINNWLLNYVNATTISMSILGEPVGATLLAVLLLNEQLIFAQLLGGLLVLFGVFFFLLQKQPKSTITQEKPIG, from the coding sequence GTGAATCAGCAAACAGCACCTAAATCCATTGGGATTCCACTCCTTATATCGATTATCGCTATCTCATTTTCTGCGATTTTCGTAAAATGGTCGGAGGCACCTGCCACTATTTTAAGTATGTACAGGATGTGGCTTGCCTGTCTTATTATGATTCCTATGGTCTACATCCATCGAAATGATTTTAAAAAACTAACAAAAAGAGATTGGGCATTCTTATTTTTTTCAGGCTCTTTTTTGGCCTTGCATTTTGCCCTATGGTTTAGTTCTCTAAAGTTTACTACGGTAGCCAGCTCTACGATTATATTGGCTTTACAGCCTATTGTTTCTCTTCTTGGCGGGTTTATTTTCTTTCGGGAGAGAACTACCTCTACTGCTATTATGACTATGGGGATTGCCATTATTGGGGCGATGATGATTGGCTGGGGAGACATTGGATTAGACAGCAATGCTATTATAGGAGATGTTCTTTCTTTCTTAAGTGTAATTGCTGTAGTCGGCTACTTATTAATCGGTCAAAATATTATCAAAAAAATGACTCACTGGATCTATACGTTTACTGTTTTCTTTTTCGCTGCTTGTTTGTTAACCGTTTATAATCTATTGGCTGGTGAGGCATTAACAGGCTATTCTGGCAGAGAATGGGGTATATTTGTTTTGCTTGCGATTGTTCCAACACTTGCACATGTCATTAATAATTGGTTACTTAATTATGTTAATGCAACAACTATTTCCATGAGTATTCTCGGTGAGCCAGTCGGAGCCACGCTTTTAGCTGTTTTACTATTGAATGAGCAATTAATCTTCGCACAACTTTTAGGTGGATTACTCGTTTTGTTCGGGGTGTTCTTTTTCCTCCTACAAAAGCAACCTAAATCTACCATTACGCAAGAAAAACCAATTGGTTAG
- a CDS encoding alpha-glycosidase, giving the protein MDLASIYHRSGDNYCYLQNKDALHIRIRTKKANVTEIELIYGDQYEIVDYQWVSQRLSMEKSGSDSLFDYWHCTITNKKRVRYGFILRDSEQQVTYTEKGFFPFIPEDAGFYFCLPYLHLKDVFTPPSWVSQTIWYQIFPERFRNGDSSLNPVDTAQWGQEEPGLYNFFGGDFQGIMDSLDYLTDLGITGIYLTPIFHAKSNHKYDTINYLEVDPQFGDREMLKYLVKECHNRGIRVMLDAVFNHCGYHFPPFQDVLKNEERSRYKDWFHIHKFPLKENDMLHYETFGFYEAMPKFNTANPEVKEYLLHVAKYWITECDIDGWRLDVANEIDHEFWRSFRSVVKSLKPDIFILGEIWHDSLPWLRGDQFDSVMNYPLLTKALQFFAYDMISPQQFMEEMTTTLQAYPDTVNNVLFNIIGSHDTPRILHECSYRKERVRLLFTFLFTYPGTPCIYYGDEIGLGGGSDPGCRKCMPWNTEEHDTELKEFVKRLIQVRKQSSPLINNGTFYFLSQSDSCLAYYTKEEEEILLTVINKSDKEAQFLLPFPLRGKKISLLLTEEEYAAESDDLAVILGPYECSILRFNMNYEYIHTR; this is encoded by the coding sequence ATTGATTTAGCCTCTATTTACCATCGCAGTGGAGATAATTACTGTTATTTACAAAATAAAGACGCTCTCCATATCCGGATCCGGACAAAAAAGGCAAATGTCACTGAAATAGAATTAATCTATGGAGATCAATACGAAATAGTCGACTATCAGTGGGTATCCCAGCGGTTATCGATGGAAAAAAGCGGTTCTGATTCTCTATTTGATTATTGGCATTGTACGATAACAAATAAAAAAAGAGTTCGCTATGGCTTTATTCTCCGAGATTCGGAACAGCAAGTAACTTATACCGAAAAGGGATTCTTTCCATTTATTCCAGAAGATGCTGGCTTTTACTTTTGCTTGCCATATCTTCATCTGAAAGACGTTTTTACTCCACCATCTTGGGTATCACAAACGATTTGGTATCAAATTTTTCCAGAGCGTTTCCGCAATGGGGATAGCTCTTTAAATCCAGTTGATACTGCACAATGGGGACAAGAGGAGCCTGGCTTATATAATTTCTTCGGCGGAGACTTTCAAGGTATTATGGACTCCCTAGACTATCTTACAGACCTTGGGATTACGGGGATTTATCTTACTCCAATTTTTCACGCTAAAAGCAATCATAAATACGATACGATTAACTATTTAGAAGTAGACCCGCAATTTGGCGATAGGGAGATGCTTAAGTACCTTGTGAAAGAATGTCATAATCGAGGAATTCGAGTGATGCTTGATGCCGTTTTCAATCATTGCGGCTATCATTTTCCGCCCTTTCAAGATGTACTAAAGAATGAAGAGCGTTCACGCTATAAAGATTGGTTCCATATACATAAATTTCCGTTAAAAGAAAATGATATGCTGCATTATGAAACATTCGGTTTCTATGAAGCCATGCCTAAATTTAATACAGCCAATCCAGAAGTAAAAGAATATCTACTTCATGTAGCGAAATATTGGATTACAGAATGTGATATTGATGGCTGGCGCTTAGATGTTGCCAATGAGATTGACCATGAATTTTGGCGTTCCTTCCGATCTGTTGTAAAATCACTAAAGCCTGACATTTTCATTCTCGGGGAAATTTGGCATGATTCCTTACCGTGGTTAAGAGGAGATCAATTTGATTCGGTAATGAATTATCCATTACTAACAAAAGCATTACAATTTTTTGCATATGATATGATTTCCCCTCAACAATTTATGGAAGAAATGACCACAACCTTACAAGCCTATCCAGATACAGTCAATAATGTATTATTTAATATTATCGGCAGTCATGATACACCACGAATTCTTCATGAATGCAGCTACCGGAAAGAACGAGTGAGGCTTTTATTTACCTTTCTTTTCACCTACCCTGGCACCCCTTGTATATATTATGGAGATGAAATCGGCTTAGGTGGCGGCAGCGATCCTGGATGTCGAAAATGTATGCCTTGGAATACAGAAGAGCATGATACGGAGCTAAAAGAATTTGTTAAGCGATTGATTCAAGTACGCAAACAAAGTTCCCCTCTTATCAATAATGGCACTTTTTATTTTCTATCCCAGTCTGATTCCTGTTTAGCCTATTATACAAAAGAGGAAGAGGAAATTCTTTTAACGGTTATCAATAAGAGTGACAAGGAAGCACAATTTCTTCTCCCCTTTCCATTACGCGGAAAAAAAATCTCTCTTTTATTAACAGAAGAAGAGTATGCTGCTGAATCAGATGATCTTGCCGTAATACTAGGACCATATGAATGCAGTATCCTTCGTTTCAATATGAATTATGAATATATCCATACAAGGTAA
- a CDS encoding SDR family oxidoreductase, translating to MTNSNKEQLQQTFPPQHQDQQPGIQTEMNPIPKDVDPSYRGSEKLKGKTAIITGGDSGIGRSVAIYYAKEGADITIVYLDEHDDAQKTKELVEAEGVKCLLLAGDIGDESFCKEVVKKTVSEFGKVNILVNNAAEQHPQSSILDITSEQLEKTFRTNIFSMFHLTKATLPHLQKGDAIINTTSITAYKGNETLIDYSATKGAITAFTRSLSGSLAEQGIRVNGVAPGPIWTPLIPSTFDSEQVASFGGNTPFKRAGQPCELAPAYVYLASNDSTYVTGQVIHVNGGTIVNG from the coding sequence TTGACTAATAGTAATAAGGAACAATTACAACAAACATTTCCACCACAGCATCAAGATCAGCAGCCAGGCATTCAGACAGAGATGAATCCTATACCTAAAGATGTCGATCCCTCTTATAGAGGCTCTGAAAAATTAAAAGGAAAAACTGCCATCATCACTGGAGGCGATAGTGGGATTGGCCGTTCTGTTGCTATCTATTATGCAAAAGAAGGTGCTGATATCACTATCGTATACTTAGATGAGCATGACGATGCCCAAAAGACGAAAGAATTAGTCGAAGCTGAAGGAGTAAAATGCTTACTGCTTGCTGGGGATATTGGTGATGAAAGCTTCTGTAAAGAGGTTGTAAAAAAGACCGTTTCAGAATTTGGCAAGGTTAATATTCTTGTAAATAATGCTGCAGAGCAACATCCACAATCAAGCATTCTAGATATCACGTCAGAACAATTAGAAAAAACTTTCCGCACCAATATTTTCTCAATGTTTCACTTAACAAAAGCCACTCTGCCCCACTTACAAAAAGGAGATGCGATTATTAATACAACGTCTATTACTGCGTATAAAGGTAATGAGACATTAATTGATTATTCCGCAACAAAAGGAGCTATTACGGCTTTCACTCGTTCCTTATCAGGCTCTCTTGCGGAACAAGGAATTCGAGTCAATGGGGTAGCACCAGGGCCAATTTGGACGCCACTTATCCCATCTACTTTTGATAGTGAGCAAGTTGCTTCTTTTGGAGGAAATACTCCTTTTAAACGTGCTGGCCAACCTTGTGAACTTGCCCCAGCGTATGTATATTTAGCTAGCAATGATTCTACCTATGTAACTGGACAGGTTATCCATGTCAACGGCGGTACGATTGTTAACGGCTAA